A window of Formosa sp. Hel1_31_208 contains these coding sequences:
- a CDS encoding M1 family metallopeptidase, translating to MKIKISPIILLLCVVFLSLPTYAQNQDITYKTDYYWQQQANYTMEIDMDVNTYQYEGTQHIKYTNNSPDVLDKVFYHLFFNAFEPGSEMDARLQNVADPDRRMVTNLGTKEKPIYESRIAKLKTNEIGYIKVKSLKQNGRILDFSYAGTVLEVKLDTPIQPGATVDFDMEFDGQVPLQIRRSGRNNKEGVALSMAQWYPKLAEYDDEGWHANAYIAREFHGVWGNYDVKITIDKNYTIGGTGYLQNADDIGHGYTAESVNPKGSKLTWHFIAPNVHDFTWAADPEYIHDTFQVPDGPMLHFFYKNTMPQEKLENWKNLQPIAARLMTYYSENVGQYPYQQYSIIQGGDGGMEYGMCTLILGEGSFNGLVGVTAHEMAHSWFQFLLASNEFKHEWMDEGFTSYIEDKALHYLTRSTRVNPYSGAYLAYINLANSGNEQALTTHADRYKINRAYSRAAYSKGEVFLAQLGYIIGEEHLENTIKKYFNDFSFKHPKPMDVIRTAEKVSGLELDWYLMDFAQTTNTIDYSVKSLDGKMVTLERIGIMPMPIDLTVTYNDGSTEDFYIPLRQMRGEKSTSATLKDDWAWAYPTYTFGTSKTVKSVEIDPNGFMADIKRDNNVLFAGGGTN from the coding sequence ATGAAAATTAAAATTAGCCCAATAATTCTATTATTGTGTGTGGTGTTTTTATCATTACCTACCTACGCACAAAACCAAGACATCACCTACAAAACGGATTACTATTGGCAACAACAAGCCAATTACACAATGGAGATAGATATGGATGTAAACACCTATCAATACGAAGGAACACAACATATCAAATACACTAATAATTCTCCAGACGTTTTAGATAAGGTCTTTTATCACTTATTCTTTAATGCTTTCGAGCCCGGAAGCGAAATGGATGCAAGACTGCAAAATGTTGCCGATCCTGACCGAAGAATGGTTACAAATCTTGGCACCAAAGAAAAGCCCATTTATGAAAGTCGCATTGCTAAACTAAAAACTAATGAAATCGGGTATATAAAAGTTAAATCATTAAAACAAAACGGACGAATACTAGATTTTAGCTATGCTGGTACCGTTTTAGAAGTTAAGCTTGATACGCCTATTCAGCCTGGCGCTACCGTTGATTTTGATATGGAGTTTGACGGACAGGTACCTTTGCAAATACGTCGATCAGGACGAAACAATAAAGAAGGCGTTGCATTATCAATGGCACAGTGGTATCCCAAACTAGCTGAATACGACGACGAGGGTTGGCACGCCAATGCATACATCGCAAGAGAATTTCATGGCGTTTGGGGAAATTATGATGTCAAAATTACTATTGACAAAAACTATACGATTGGAGGAACTGGTTATTTGCAGAATGCAGATGACATTGGTCATGGTTATACCGCTGAATCTGTAAACCCAAAAGGGTCAAAATTAACTTGGCATTTTATTGCACCTAATGTTCATGATTTCACTTGGGCTGCAGATCCAGAGTATATTCACGATACTTTTCAAGTTCCTGATGGACCAATGCTACATTTCTTTTATAAAAACACCATGCCTCAAGAAAAACTTGAGAATTGGAAAAACCTGCAACCTATTGCTGCTCGTTTAATGACCTATTACAGTGAAAATGTAGGACAGTATCCTTACCAACAATACTCAATAATCCAAGGTGGTGATGGTGGTATGGAGTACGGCATGTGTACCCTCATTTTGGGTGAAGGAAGTTTTAACGGGTTAGTAGGAGTAACAGCACATGAAATGGCTCACAGTTGGTTTCAATTTTTATTAGCGAGCAATGAATTTAAACATGAGTGGATGGATGAAGGATTTACAAGTTATATTGAAGACAAAGCATTACATTATCTTACAAGATCTACAAGAGTGAATCCATATAGCGGAGCCTATCTTGCTTATATCAATTTAGCCAATTCAGGAAACGAACAAGCACTAACAACCCATGCTGATCGATATAAAATTAATCGTGCCTATTCAAGAGCGGCTTATAGTAAAGGAGAGGTCTTTTTGGCGCAATTAGGATATATTATTGGCGAAGAACACCTAGAAAATACTATTAAAAAATACTTTAATGACTTTTCATTTAAACATCCTAAACCAATGGATGTCATTCGCACTGCGGAAAAAGTATCCGGATTAGAATTAGATTGGTATTTAATGGATTTTGCACAAACCACTAACACTATTGATTATTCTGTTAAAAGTTTAGATGGAAAAATGGTGACGCTAGAACGCATTGGTATCATGCCGATGCCTATTGACTTAACAGTAACTTACAACGATGGTTCTACGGAAGATTTTTACATCCCATTACGTCAAATGCGTGGCGAAAAATCAACTTCTGCAACACTAAAAGACGATTGGGCGTGGGCATACCCTACATATACCTTTGGGACATCAAAAACAGTAAAATCTGTAGAAATCGACCCAAACGGATTTATGGCCGATATAAAACGTGATAATAACGTATTATTTGCTGGCGGTGGAACAAATTAA
- a CDS encoding succinylglutamate desuccinylase/aspartoacylase family protein — protein sequence MTKVYSPAMNKTISVDRIIAQIEGKKNGPTIVFFAGIHGNETAGVFALEAVLKNFNSENTNGNIYAISGNLEALKINQRFLDKDLNRIWTKEQLQDLQYKNEFNSEEQEQKELYGLLETIIKTNSGPFYFIDFHTTSSKTLPFITINDALINRKFSKLFPVPIVLGIEEFLNGPLLSYINELGYVSLGFESGQHDEQEAVENCISFIYLVLVYAKLIEKEKLPAFDQYYSELQTNAKHLSDIFEVVYLHRIRRNEVFKMMNGFQSFERVQKGTSIAFSNNEVIKSTYNARLFMPLYQTKGEEGFFIIRPIKPFFLKLSAALRHLRFDGLLVLFPGISWENKNKEALKVNLRVTKFFAKSIFHLLGYRNKKVDTTHLLLYNRERASKVKSYKKEGWY from the coding sequence ATGACGAAAGTCTATAGTCCAGCAATGAATAAGACGATTTCAGTTGATAGAATAATAGCCCAGATAGAGGGAAAAAAGAATGGTCCAACCATCGTTTTTTTTGCTGGGATCCACGGTAATGAAACAGCTGGAGTTTTTGCTCTAGAGGCTGTTCTTAAAAACTTTAATTCTGAGAACACCAATGGAAATATTTATGCTATTTCAGGAAACCTTGAAGCCTTAAAAATAAACCAAAGATTTTTAGATAAAGACCTTAATCGTATCTGGACAAAAGAACAATTACAAGATCTGCAATATAAAAACGAATTTAACTCAGAAGAACAAGAGCAAAAGGAACTATATGGGTTACTTGAAACGATTATCAAAACAAATTCTGGGCCATTTTATTTTATTGATTTTCATACAACATCAAGTAAAACATTACCTTTTATTACCATAAACGACGCCTTGATTAATAGGAAGTTTTCAAAATTATTCCCTGTTCCAATTGTGTTAGGTATTGAAGAATTTTTGAATGGCCCATTGTTGAGCTACATCAACGAATTAGGGTATGTGTCTTTGGGGTTTGAGTCTGGACAACACGACGAACAGGAAGCGGTTGAAAACTGCATATCGTTTATATATTTAGTCTTAGTATATGCTAAACTTATTGAGAAAGAAAAACTTCCAGCGTTTGATCAATATTATTCTGAACTTCAGACTAATGCAAAGCACCTATCTGATATTTTTGAAGTGGTGTATTTGCATCGCATAAGAAGAAATGAGGTTTTTAAGATGATGAATGGTTTTCAAAGTTTTGAACGTGTTCAGAAAGGCACATCTATCGCATTTAGTAATAATGAAGTTATAAAATCTACTTATAATGCGAGATTGTTCATGCCACTGTATCAAACCAAAGGCGAAGAAGGCTTTTTTATTATAAGACCAATTAAACCGTTCTTTTTAAAATTATCGGCAGCCCTTAGACATTTAAGGTTTGATGGTTTGTTGGTATTATTTCCTGGTATATCATGGGAAAACAAGAATAAAGAGGCTCTAAAAGTTAATTTAAGAGTGACTAAATTCTTTGCAAAATCTATTTTTCATTTATTAGGGTATAGAAACAAAAAAGTGGATACAACACATTTATTATTGTATAACAGGGAGCGAGCCTCTAAGGTGAAATCTTATAAAAAAGAGGGTTGGTATTAA
- a CDS encoding CBS domain-containing protein: MGNLHVTKLSKKKDKANYIHHLTKDIEALDYMIDNDMIEKAPIRIGAEQEFCLVNHEFLPSGNALDILKDIDDHHFTTEIGNYNLEINLDPFELKDDCFSQLHKQLKTLLNKAKIVAEKHNTKIALTGILPTLSLKHITIDNMTPIKRYYVLNEAIKESRKQDFDIHIKGVDELNLLHDTVMLEGCNTSFQSHLQINPDDFIKSYNWAQAISGPVLSACTNSPFLFGKELWSETRIALFTQSVDTRANSFLLNEKQSRVSFGNSWETGSITDIFKDNISRFRSLVTAEFDQDSLDMLHNGEIPKLNALSLHNGTVYRWNRICYGVGGGKPHLRIENRYIPSGPTMKDEIANMMFWVGLMVGRPKGEDNIHENMDFKDVKSNFFAAARYGMAAQFNWKGKTVSSQNLILDELIPMAYRGLYKMGISPKDAENYLTVIENRAKIHNGSQWLVKSYRNLLKSKKPNEALQVLTANMYLKQEHDYPVSSWRVLDQNDHTTFNIDKKVLHVMSTDLFSVDKKDSLELVIHIMKWKNIHHMPVINGKKDLVGLLSWKDIENNIKDIEDSTQCVQNFMKEDLITITKDKSIREAQMIMIKNRINCLPVVKGSKLVGILTSNDF, from the coding sequence ATGGGAAATCTACATGTTACTAAGCTTTCAAAAAAGAAAGATAAAGCTAATTATATTCATCATTTAACTAAAGATATTGAGGCTTTAGATTATATGATTGATAATGATATGATCGAAAAAGCACCTATACGTATTGGTGCCGAACAAGAGTTTTGTCTCGTAAATCATGAGTTTTTGCCCAGTGGTAATGCACTAGATATTTTAAAAGATATCGATGATCACCACTTTACCACTGAAATTGGAAATTATAATCTTGAGATTAATCTAGATCCTTTTGAACTTAAAGACGATTGCTTTTCTCAACTTCACAAACAACTTAAAACCTTATTGAATAAGGCAAAAATTGTTGCTGAAAAGCATAATACAAAAATTGCGCTTACTGGGATTTTGCCAACACTATCTCTTAAGCACATTACCATAGATAATATGACGCCAATCAAGCGTTATTATGTGCTTAACGAAGCTATTAAAGAATCTAGAAAACAAGATTTCGATATACATATTAAAGGTGTTGATGAGCTAAATCTATTGCATGATACGGTAATGTTAGAAGGCTGTAATACTAGCTTTCAGTCGCATTTACAAATTAATCCAGACGATTTTATAAAGAGTTATAATTGGGCTCAGGCTATTTCTGGTCCTGTTTTAAGTGCTTGTACAAACTCACCTTTTCTTTTCGGAAAAGAACTCTGGAGTGAAACACGAATCGCTTTATTTACACAAAGCGTAGATACCAGAGCCAATTCATTCTTATTGAATGAAAAACAATCAAGAGTGAGTTTTGGAAATAGTTGGGAAACAGGAAGTATAACCGATATTTTTAAAGATAATATTTCGAGATTCAGAAGTTTAGTGACTGCCGAATTTGATCAAGACAGCCTAGATATGCTTCATAACGGAGAGATTCCAAAACTTAATGCTTTGAGCCTTCACAATGGAACCGTTTATAGATGGAACCGTATTTGTTATGGTGTTGGTGGTGGAAAACCTCATCTAAGAATTGAAAACAGATACATCCCATCTGGACCAACGATGAAAGATGAAATTGCTAATATGATGTTTTGGGTTGGTCTTATGGTTGGAAGACCTAAAGGCGAAGATAATATCCATGAAAATATGGACTTTAAAGATGTAAAGTCTAACTTTTTTGCAGCAGCTAGGTACGGTATGGCTGCACAGTTTAACTGGAAAGGGAAAACCGTCTCTAGTCAGAATTTGATATTGGATGAACTAATACCTATGGCCTATAGAGGACTCTATAAAATGGGAATTTCACCGAAAGACGCAGAGAATTATTTAACAGTAATTGAGAATAGAGCAAAAATTCACAACGGGTCACAATGGCTTGTAAAAAGTTACAGAAACCTATTGAAATCTAAAAAACCAAATGAAGCATTACAGGTATTAACGGCCAATATGTATTTAAAACAAGAACATGATTATCCTGTATCCTCTTGGAGAGTTTTGGATCAAAATGATCATACTACTTTTAATATTGACAAAAAAGTACTTCATGTCATGAGTACAGATCTGTTTTCTGTTGATAAAAAAGACAGCTTAGAACTTGTGATACATATTATGAAATGGAAAAACATTCACCATATGCCTGTGATTAATGGAAAGAAAGATTTGGTAGGATTATTAAGTTGGAAAGACATAGAAAACAATATAAAAGACATTGAAGACAGCACGCAATGTGTTCAAAACTTCATGAAAGAAGACCTTATTACTATTACCAAAGATAAAAGTATTCGTGAGGCTCAAATGATTATGATAAAAAACAGGATTAATTGCCTCCCTGTTGTAAAAGGAAGTAAATTAGTTGGCATATTAACATCTAATGATTTTTAG
- the rnpA gene encoding ribonuclease P protein component, with protein sequence MSFSYPKKEKLKSQKLIEKLFSEGKSIGAYPLRIVYLKSNFEDDTRFKTGVSVSKRNFKNAVDRNHIKRLLREAYRLNKAVYFNNILSSYALMILYIGKDGTDFESINTKMKDLLDAFSKKVSETK encoded by the coding sequence ATGTCATTTTCTTATCCTAAAAAAGAAAAACTTAAGAGTCAAAAGCTCATAGAAAAGCTATTTTCCGAAGGAAAATCTATTGGCGCATACCCTTTAAGAATCGTTTATCTGAAAAGCAATTTTGAGGACGATACCCGGTTCAAAACGGGGGTTTCTGTAAGCAAGCGAAACTTTAAAAATGCAGTAGATCGAAATCATATCAAACGCTTACTCAGAGAAGCCTATCGCCTTAATAAGGCCGTTTATTTTAACAACATTTTATCTAGTTATGCGTTAATGATTTTGTACATTGGAAAAGATGGAACAGATTTTGAATCCATTAATACCAAAATGAAAGACCTATTAGATGCTTTTTCAAAAAAAGTGTCAGAGACTAAATGA
- a CDS encoding S41 family peptidase, which produces MRKLLQKRLIIPLLALLLFFSGTAFKSDFFEIAKQIEIFTTLFKELNMNYVDETNPGDLMDTAIKSMLNDLDPYTNYYNEQDVEASRINNAGDYTGIGANVLTLKDKLVIIEPYKDYAADKAGLKAGDEIIKVDNVVVADFKDDAGNLLQGAAGTGVTVTYIRQGKTQTATIQREAVDIHAVPHYSMVNDNIGYVVLRKFNEKASSETISAIRALKNQGAEKLILDLRGNPGGLLREAVNVTNIFVPKNQLVVTTKSKVKKYNKTYYTQKNPIDTEIPVVVLIDGSSASASEIVSGALQDLDRAVVIGARSFGKGLVQRPKKLTYGTQMKITISRYYTPSGRCIQSLDYWNRDENGKATRVKQENYNAFKTKKGRTVYDGGGVQPDLELDATKLSPITKAIINENLIFKYATQYYYSNQLTDLKTFSLNDSDYNDFKNFLNVNNFSFETETEKAFANALSVAKEEKLNGVINTDYAGLISSLNQYKSKAIDDNKTQLLSLLSDEIVKRYFYREGLYTYYIANNFEIQKGVEILKNPSNYLGYLN; this is translated from the coding sequence ATGCGTAAACTTTTGCAAAAACGACTTATAATTCCGCTACTAGCACTATTGCTTTTTTTTAGTGGAACCGCTTTTAAAAGTGATTTTTTTGAAATTGCTAAACAAATCGAAATCTTTACCACTCTTTTTAAAGAGCTCAACATGAACTATGTTGATGAGACCAATCCTGGAGATCTGATGGATACAGCTATTAAAAGTATGCTCAACGACTTAGATCCTTATACCAATTATTATAATGAACAAGATGTAGAGGCATCAAGAATTAATAATGCTGGTGACTATACAGGTATAGGCGCAAATGTACTTACGCTTAAAGATAAGTTGGTTATCATTGAGCCTTACAAAGATTATGCAGCCGATAAGGCCGGATTGAAAGCTGGTGACGAAATAATTAAAGTTGATAATGTTGTTGTGGCCGATTTTAAAGATGACGCTGGAAATCTATTACAAGGTGCGGCTGGAACAGGTGTTACTGTAACCTATATCAGGCAAGGAAAAACCCAAACCGCTACCATTCAGCGCGAAGCTGTTGATATTCATGCGGTACCTCATTATTCTATGGTCAACGATAATATTGGATATGTAGTTCTTAGAAAGTTTAATGAAAAAGCATCTTCAGAAACTATTAGCGCAATCAGAGCATTAAAAAATCAGGGCGCTGAAAAATTGATTTTAGATCTTAGGGGAAACCCTGGAGGATTGCTAAGAGAGGCTGTGAATGTTACTAATATTTTTGTTCCTAAAAATCAATTGGTAGTGACCACTAAATCGAAAGTCAAAAAATATAACAAAACCTATTACACGCAAAAGAACCCAATTGATACAGAAATTCCTGTAGTCGTTTTAATAGATGGTAGTAGTGCTTCTGCTAGTGAAATTGTTTCCGGTGCATTACAAGATCTCGATCGTGCCGTGGTTATTGGTGCGCGTAGCTTTGGTAAAGGATTAGTGCAGCGCCCGAAAAAATTAACCTATGGAACTCAAATGAAAATTACGATTTCAAGATACTATACACCTTCTGGTCGCTGCATTCAATCATTAGATTATTGGAATCGCGATGAAAACGGTAAAGCAACACGCGTAAAACAAGAAAATTATAATGCTTTTAAAACCAAAAAAGGTAGAACTGTATACGATGGTGGGGGCGTACAACCCGATTTAGAGTTGGATGCAACAAAACTTAGTCCGATCACAAAAGCTATTATTAATGAAAACCTCATCTTTAAATACGCAACGCAATATTATTATTCCAATCAGTTAACTGATTTGAAAACTTTTAGCTTAAATGACTCTGACTATAATGACTTTAAAAACTTCTTAAATGTTAATAATTTTAGTTTTGAAACTGAAACTGAAAAAGCATTTGCTAATGCCTTGAGCGTTGCGAAAGAAGAAAAATTAAATGGAGTAATCAATACAGATTATGCCGGTTTAATCTCATCTTTAAACCAATACAAAAGCAAGGCGATTGATGATAATAAGACGCAGTTACTATCTTTATTGTCTGACGAAATTGTGAAGCGTTATTTCTATCGTGAGGGATTATATACATATTATATTGCTAATAATTTTGAGATCCAAAAAGGTGTTGAAATATTGAAAAACCCCTCTAATTATTTAGGCTATTTGAACTAA
- a CDS encoding OmpA family protein produces the protein MKKVLLILLLFSQLLFAQKEMKHVVYFETDKFEIPPTEHYRLLLFLSEIETLDIEKVSIYGFTDDRGSNSYNLVLSQNRANSIKTIFSNNEFDESIITNVDGKGEILLKLIKEEDIHKIRGLNRKVEIIVQPYNPPRVQEVVEKKPKVEDIIKGELKEGDKFTLDNILFKTGYSKLLPESKPVLENIAQALLERKDIYFTIQGHVCCTQNSRDAIDRKTKKRNLSVARAKFIYDYLAKKGVSTRRMKYVGMRRKFPLGSEPKFDRRVEILVTYVGDTN, from the coding sequence ATGAAAAAGGTATTATTGATCTTACTACTATTTTCACAACTTTTGTTTGCTCAAAAGGAGATGAAACATGTCGTCTATTTTGAGACCGATAAATTTGAAATTCCGCCCACAGAACATTATCGATTGCTCCTTTTTTTATCTGAGATAGAAACTTTGGATATTGAAAAAGTATCTATTTACGGATTTACTGATGATAGAGGAAGTAACTCATACAACTTAGTGCTGTCTCAAAACAGGGCGAATTCTATAAAAACAATTTTTTCTAATAATGAGTTTGATGAATCTATCATCACTAATGTTGATGGAAAAGGTGAAATTCTTTTAAAGCTAATTAAAGAAGAGGATATTCATAAAATTAGAGGTCTCAACAGAAAAGTTGAAATTATAGTGCAGCCATATAATCCTCCTAGAGTTCAAGAGGTGGTTGAAAAGAAACCTAAGGTTGAAGATATTATAAAGGGTGAACTAAAAGAAGGTGATAAATTCACACTAGATAACATTCTTTTTAAAACAGGATATAGTAAATTATTACCCGAATCAAAACCAGTGCTTGAAAATATCGCTCAAGCACTATTAGAACGAAAAGATATTTATTTTACCATACAAGGACATGTTTGTTGTACACAAAATAGCAGAGATGCCATTGACCGTAAAACGAAAAAAAGAAACCTCTCCGTCGCTAGAGCCAAGTTTATTTATGATTATTTAGCTAAAAAAGGCGTGAGTACCAGACGTATGAAATATGTGGGTATGCGTAGAAAGTTTCCATTAGGCAGCGAACCAAAATTTGATCGACGTGTAGAAATTTTGGTTACTTATGTGGGTGATACTAACTAA
- a CDS encoding GNAT family N-acetyltransferase, with amino-acid sequence MLEIKVKTFQELSTQDLYDILQLRSEVFVVEQDCVYQDIDDKDQKALHVIGFKNNKVVAYTRVFKPGDYFELASIGRVVVAAKEREHKYGYDIMNASIDAIKEKYNETEVKISAQTYLKRFYNNLEFYEVGEEYLEDGIPHIAMIKA; translated from the coding sequence ATGTTAGAAATTAAAGTAAAAACGTTTCAAGAGCTCAGTACACAAGACTTATATGATATACTTCAATTAAGAAGCGAGGTCTTTGTTGTTGAGCAAGATTGTGTGTATCAAGATATCGATGACAAAGATCAAAAAGCACTGCATGTTATAGGTTTTAAAAACAATAAAGTAGTTGCTTATACGAGAGTGTTTAAGCCTGGCGATTACTTTGAATTAGCAAGTATTGGTAGAGTAGTGGTTGCCGCTAAAGAACGCGAGCATAAATACGGCTACGACATCATGAATGCCTCTATAGATGCTATAAAAGAAAAGTACAATGAAACCGAGGTTAAAATTTCGGCACAAACCTATTTAAAACGTTTTTATAATAATCTTGAGTTTTATGAAGTAGGAGAGGAGTACCTTGAAGATGGTATTCCGCATATTGCTATGATTAAGGCTTAG
- a CDS encoding cation diffusion facilitator family transporter: protein MGHTHSHNHSSQHNDLRGRNLIISIFLNIIITVAQVIGGLRSGSLALLSDALHNFSDVVSLVISYGANKLSKRQASLQKTFGYKRAEILAAFINASTLIIVAILLIIEAIERFQNPQEIASNLVILLSAVAILGNGLSVLILKKDAEANMNMKSAYLHLLTDMMASVAVLIGGLLMKYYEVFWVDSLLTLIIALYLIYMGYDLLKDAVKVLMLFTPETIQVKDIVKDIQQLEAIKNVHHVHIWQLNEEEIHLEAHIDFNTDITLSQFDVILHQVEDLVFKNFGINHVNIQPEFGKCDDKQVIVQD from the coding sequence ATGGGTCACACGCATTCACATAATCATTCATCTCAACACAATGATCTAAGAGGACGAAATCTTATTATTTCTATCTTTCTAAACATTATAATTACAGTAGCACAAGTTATTGGAGGATTACGCTCTGGAAGTTTAGCACTATTAAGTGACGCCTTACATAATTTTAGTGATGTAGTTTCGCTTGTTATTAGCTATGGGGCTAATAAATTATCTAAACGACAAGCTTCTCTTCAAAAAACATTTGGTTATAAGCGAGCTGAAATTTTAGCCGCTTTTATTAATGCGTCTACCCTTATTATTGTCGCAATATTATTGATTATTGAGGCGATTGAGCGGTTTCAGAATCCGCAAGAAATTGCATCTAATTTAGTTATTTTATTATCGGCAGTTGCAATTTTAGGAAATGGCTTAAGCGTACTCATATTAAAAAAAGATGCTGAAGCTAACATGAACATGAAAAGTGCTTACCTTCATCTTTTAACTGATATGATGGCTAGTGTGGCGGTATTAATTGGTGGTCTATTAATGAAGTATTACGAGGTGTTTTGGGTGGACAGCTTGTTAACATTAATTATTGCTTTGTATTTAATTTATATGGGTTACGACTTATTAAAAGATGCTGTCAAAGTGTTGATGCTATTTACCCCTGAGACCATCCAAGTAAAAGACATTGTAAAAGATATTCAACAATTAGAGGCTATTAAGAACGTACATCACGTTCATATTTGGCAGTTAAATGAAGAAGAAATTCATTTAGAAGCACATATTGATTTCAATACTGATATTACCTTATCACAATTTGATGTTATTTTACATCAGGTAGAAGATTTGGTATTTAAAAATTTCGGAATCAATCATGTGAATATCCAACCAGAATTCGGAAAATGTGATGATAAACAGGTAATTGTTCAGGATTAA
- the rpiB gene encoding ribose 5-phosphate isomerase B yields the protein MTISIGNDHAGTEYKQAILAHLEAKGFTVNNYGTDSNDSVDYPDFVHPVAEDVANNKVDFGILICGSANGVAMTANKHQNVRAGICWTKEITELTRQHNNANICCIPARYTALQQAIQIVDTFLATEFEGGRHQNRVDKIPISC from the coding sequence ATGACGATTTCGATAGGTAACGATCACGCAGGAACCGAGTATAAACAAGCTATTTTAGCTCATTTAGAGGCTAAAGGTTTTACTGTTAATAACTATGGTACAGATTCAAATGATAGTGTAGACTATCCTGATTTTGTACATCCAGTAGCAGAAGATGTTGCGAATAACAAAGTTGATTTTGGTATTTTAATCTGTGGAAGCGCTAATGGTGTTGCTATGACCGCAAATAAACATCAAAACGTACGCGCTGGTATTTGTTGGACTAAAGAGATTACCGAATTAACTCGTCAACATAATAATGCAAACATTTGTTGTATTCCTGCTCGATATACAGCCTTACAACAAGCAATTCAAATTGTAGATACATTTTTAGCTACCGAGTTTGAAGGCGGACGTCATCAAAATCGCGTGGATAAAATTCCGATCTCATGTTAA